The sequence below is a genomic window from Rhodococcus sp. 4CII.
CGGAGTTCCGACGTACTGCAGCGACACAGGTTCGCGCGGGGTCTCCAGCGCACTGTCGAGGAGAGCGAGTTCCTTGCGCGCCGCACGGGCTTCGGTGGCGATGAGCACCTCGAGGTCCACCAGCACGGTGACGCCGTCGGGGTTCCGGCCGTCCGCGACGAGTTCGGCGCGGATCCGTGCGCGTTGTTGCTGCGCCTCGCGCAGATCGGACGCCCGGATCCGGACGACGTTCGGCGGGAACGACGTGAGGTCGAGCTGATCCGTCGAATCGGCGGTCAGGTCCACCCAGTAGTCGGCACCGTTGATGGGCCGTGTGCCCGCGGCGCCCTCGGCCGCCGGGTGGTGACCCGATCCGGTCAGTTCGACGGCGACGCGAAGGGGACGGGAAACGAAGGCATTGTCTCGAGACATTGGGGTTCCTCGGGAATGACGTGTGAATGAAACGGAGCCGGCAGAACGGTCAGCTCGAACACATACCCGAGGCGGTTCGGCAGAGATCTACATGCCGACGGCACCAGTGAGCAATCATTGTGCTCCCAGCCTGCGATGCCATGGGCTCATACTAGCGCGTCCCGCGAAAAGCGAGTCTCCGGCACCGGATTCCACTGTCCGCTCTCCTTGGCGTAGTCCCAGTTCCGACGGCCGGCGACCAGGGTGCGCACGGCCTGGACCAGTCGATCCACGTCTGCGGAGCAACTGCCGAGCCCGACACTCACCCGGACGGCACCGTCGGGCCGCCCGAGGCGTCTCAGCAGCGGATGCGCGCAGAAGCGGCCGTCGCGTACCCCGATGCCGTGCTCGGCGG
It includes:
- a CDS encoding putative leader peptide; this encodes MASQAGSTMIAHWCRRHVDLCRTASGMCSS